A part of Streptomyces sp. DSM 40750 genomic DNA contains:
- a CDS encoding ABC transporter ATP-binding protein — MSGTPVLQLDGLAVRYPTRGFRKPPTTVIKSVSLEVGHAETVALVGESGSGKTTIGRAVLGLTPVSDGRVLLDGRDITHLTGRARRLLSSDLQAIFQNPYGSLNPALPVGRTLAEPLLAGSTRSRGEVRDHIGDLLRRVGLPEDAADRYPAQFSGGQRQRIAIARAVARQPKLIICDEPTSALDVTTQAAALDLLSELQDTLGCAYLFITHDLAVVKEFAARTLVLQQGRIVEEGRSTDVCDQPQHEYTRRLVAAAPVPDPIAQRDRRARRLTVEAIS; from the coding sequence GTGAGCGGAACACCCGTACTCCAGTTGGACGGCCTCGCGGTCCGCTACCCGACCCGTGGCTTCCGCAAGCCCCCGACCACCGTCATCAAGAGCGTGTCGCTCGAGGTCGGTCACGCCGAGACGGTCGCCCTCGTGGGCGAGTCCGGCTCGGGCAAGACCACCATCGGCAGAGCGGTGCTGGGACTGACCCCGGTCAGCGACGGACGCGTGCTGCTCGACGGGCGGGACATCACACATCTCACCGGCCGTGCCCGCCGACTGCTGTCGTCCGATCTCCAGGCGATCTTCCAGAATCCGTACGGATCCCTCAACCCGGCGCTGCCCGTGGGCCGGACGCTGGCCGAACCCCTGCTCGCCGGTTCGACCCGCTCACGCGGCGAAGTCCGCGATCACATCGGTGATCTGCTTCGCCGCGTGGGTCTGCCGGAGGACGCGGCCGACCGGTACCCGGCACAGTTCAGCGGAGGTCAGCGCCAACGCATCGCCATCGCCCGGGCAGTCGCCCGACAGCCCAAGCTCATCATCTGCGACGAGCCCACCAGCGCCCTCGACGTCACCACCCAGGCCGCCGCTCTGGATCTCCTCTCCGAACTCCAGGACACGCTCGGGTGCGCGTATCTGTTCATCACGCACGACCTCGCTGTCGTCAAGGAGTTCGCGGCGCGCACGCTGGTGCTGCAACAGGGACGCATCGTCGAGGAGGGACGCAGCACCGACGTGTGCGACCAGCCGCAGCACGAGTACACCCGGCGCCTGGTGGCAGCCGCCCCCGTCCCCGATCCGATCGCCCAACGCGACCGCCGTGCCCGGCGGCTGACGGTGGAAGCGATCTCATGA